From Micropterus dolomieu isolate WLL.071019.BEF.003 ecotype Adirondacks linkage group LG06, ASM2129224v1, whole genome shotgun sequence:
TGGCAGAGGACCCTTTCCTGTTACGACAGtgaagaaatggttttcccaaTTTGGTGAGCCAGGTCCTCAACCCTATCCAATACTACAGAAATAAAGTGGCGCACTTGAGTATGAGCCTTATCGCCCAGCATCAGTGCCGGATGTTACTGATGAGCCCTGCAACCAGGTCCTAAAATCCAGCAAAAAGCCTTCTCAAAAGAGTGGATGCTGTTAGCAAAACATAGATTAGGGCTTATTAATGTttgggtgtccacatacttttggccatgtgCGTACAAACTGAGATAAGGGGCACTCGACACTTGGCACATCACAATGAGAATGATTTCTGTTCTCTGTTATTGTACATTTTGATGAACTAGAGAATCTTAACAGCTTTCCGACATTGTAGATAATTTGATGGCCGTGGCAGTTCTATTCAGCACTAGTTTTAGATGCTATAAGGGGATCTATGTAATTTGTCACAATTTAAAGCACATCTGTTCCTTTTCTCAGAGTGACTGTGGTTCCAATATCTCAAGGAGAACGTATCCCAGATGTACCCAGCGTCAGCGCCAATAACCAGCCTCCTTCTGTTCACAGGGTTCTCTGTGACGAGTGCTCTCTCATACATATCACACCAACAATAAATAGACAAGGAGCTGCTCCACACTTGAAGCCGCCTGTACACTTTGCAGTTGCTCACAGAGCAATGTATATCACATGATATGGTAGACCTTTTAGCTCTAGTCCGCCAGAGCAAGATTTTTCGACTGGATCTTTGATAGGTGGTCTGATATACAAGCCTCCATCTTGTCACACTGGGCCAGGAAATCCTATTGACAGAGAATGATCATACTTAATATTATTAGTCAGCATTCTCAGTGATttacaatgaaaacatttttggtgATACTGAAAAAGGGTTTACCTGCACTGTCTTTACAAGTCCCTTTTTCTTCAGTTTGCAGTCATTGAAATTGTCTGGGAGAGACTGTTAAAAGAAGAGACAGTTTGGGGTTCGTTATatgtgaaatatgaaaaataatttaaaaacatgcacatgagATTAAAACACTTGAACCAAAATAGATCACCAAAGCATCGATTTGCTCCAGGATCTTCATGAACTGTTCAGCTGCTATTTTCACTCTGTGGTCTAGTTTACCCAACGCCTCTGCCTGGAGGTCTTTGGCCAGGAACCCCTGTGGACAAAAATGCGTGATAATAAAATTTCAACACAAATATAGTGGAGAACAGAGCAGACCCAATTTGCATCTTAAAAACCATAACTGATTGCTTACATTCTTGAGTCCAGTCAACTCCCCGTCTACCTTCTCAAGCTTTTTAGCCGTCTGTTCCACAGATTTCTCGATGTCTTTCAGCTTCTTCAGTTCAGCCTCTTCCTCAGGACTGTTCTGTTTGTACATTATTGTCAGGGTTTAATTACATACACAGTCACCCCGTGAGAGACATCCCAATGTAAAGGCCTTACCCGCTTTCCAATCAACATGAGTTTGCAGCCTTCTTTTACTCCATAACTGGACAGACTCTCCTCCACATCCTTCAGAGATTTCCCTAAAATGCCAGGACGGATAGGGCAAGGTTAGAGCTGGATACAGATGATACAATATTCAAGCTTACCTTgctgtgaaagaaaaaacagaccTACTGATTACCTTTGAAGATGAGTTTCTGTGAGGTTTGTGGAACTCCAGTAGCTTGATTGAGAGCATCTGACAGGTCTTTGACAGTGGGGCCCTTGCCATCACCCTGGCCAGTTAATGTGATGCTGTGTTTAGTAGATCCTGGAgcgggagaaaaaaaaggtcaaTATTAGCATAAACACTTTCCTGTGGGAATTACTTTCTAAACAGTGAGAGATGACTTTGTTTAACCTTTGAATGATGTGGATTACTTGGATATATAGATGACTATTGGTCATTTTTGAAGCAGCAGctggtagctccttcaaactttgctacacttttgtttttttatctgtttttttccagCTTTACTGCCTAAACATGTGCTACCTCTGACATAAGTACAGTCAatggaagatgaagacggggttttttggattaaagagcggCAAACCACGATCCACCTGGACCAAACAAACGGCCCAGGCGCCGCGGACCACGGTGATCGttcagaggagagaaagagagccaggagaggagccatgctggtccagcttggacttaattctccTGCTAAAGATCCGGTCTTGACAAAATGGGACATGTTGTGAGCTGTGAGCGCAAAACttcggcaagatgagaggaagaggactgtgttttacatcgattatgcttggtgcacaaacgcagtcaagatggactctgttttccaaatgtcagactgtttattgtgaagatgaaactttcatgttATCTTCTGGTTTCTGCTGTttaccccagatgcaaattcaaaaatgaatgttctgggtgtatacgtgtctgtatatatgtatttgttttttaaaaattgtatatGTTACCAAATTTTCATACAGGCCTACACATATGTTgtatgtgtagcatgaaggaactacagaTTTAATTTCGTTGTGCAGCCTTgagctgtataatgacaaataaacaaccttgtaaccTTCAATTTAAAGCAAACGTGAGCCAATTAAACTACACATTTTCTTGATAAATATGCCGCTGTGAAATAACTATTCAGTcagatttacaaaaaaaaacaattaataagTGAAATCTGACTGTAATATTCATTCGAGGGCAATCATTTATTCAGGATTTTAAAGAGACATAAAAATATACTCAACAGAACTAAGAGCTAGCTACAAACTGGGTAAGTCGGAAATGTTTGGTAAGAGCTGGCTATGCTTAGCTACATTCACTAACATTTCCTATATCACCTCCAATGCGATGGTCGATGGTTTGTAAACTTACATATTTGTTATCTGGTAATAATCGTGTAAGAGCATGCAAAATCGTATTACCGTATGCAACTGTCACTGTAATCGGTTGctctgacattttgttttttagcgtCCTTTAATCACAACATGAACCACACAGCTAACTGTAGCTGATTGCTAACTACTTCCGgggaaaacaggaaacagtttTCTAGCATTGATATTttgaactttatttatttattatttgttaacGCAACAGTACATACAAACAAACTAAGCACACACATAAACGGATCATACCATCGACATAACATGAGTATGAGTACAAGTACTGAAACATAACCTAAGTGCATATTTATCGTATTAAAAAAACAGCGtgagttttttcctttttcttgtttttaacaCCTAACTCCTCATATAGGTTTCCTATCCGCATACGTGTCTCAAGTTTATTTTAGAATCAGACCGTGTTAATATGAAAATAAGAAGTTCCTGTTTGTGTAACATACCTTTTTAGCATGTACCTGGCTCTGTGGCGCAATGGATAGCGCATTGGACTTCTAGTTAAACACATGAGAAGTGATTCAAAGGTTGTGGGTTCGAGTCCCACCAGAGTCGGACTTTTAAAAGAATCTCCGATTGAAAGTGGTTCTTGTGACTATTGCAAATCAGTAATACATTAGTCAGTCGACAATATAATACACAATCAGCAACAATGTGTTCACTGAGGACACTTTAGGCTTCAGCCATTATTCTGACAATTTAGAGTTTTAGTAATCCAGGGGGAATTTACACTGTACAGCTGGCAGATTTCTAGTACATTTTAGTCAATACATTTATAGGCTATTTGAGTACTTTTGgccaacaaagaaaataaatcaatattttctcACCAGATCTATTGGCAGTAAGGAAACATTTAGGCATTTTTAGGTGAAGTATTACTGAGCTTTTAAATAGTGGTAGGGGTTGTTTTTGATCTaggtttagtgtgttagcatggtaacatttgctaattagcactaaacacaaagtacgcACATAAGCTTAGGCTGTACAATACCAGAAAGAGTAAGAGAGAGTTGTGTGTCAAATACCGTGATACATACGGGAAATAGGGAGACTAGTGACCCCGGGAGAAAACCAGtagagagggcaatgaaaaacgTGAGTCTCCCGGTAACTTCAATGTCAGTACAAAGTTTCTTGGCAATCCAACCAATTGTTGTTGATATATTTCATTCTGCACCAAAGTGATGCACCCACTAGCAACTATAGACCAGCATTGTCACCCCTAACACCATGCTGCTGCAAGCAGTGCTGAAAACATGGCTGAAGTATACACAGTAGTTATGCAGCATATACACAGTAGTTATGCAGCATATACACAGTAGTTATGCAGCATGTTGCCTTATATGGACGTTTTTGTTCGCTTCAGTTAGAATGTTCCAAGTTTAGAATGTtaattgtgatgtcacaaaaagAATTCCATGACATCACATGACAGAGAACTCTCCTGTCTGGTGGCATCATTTAAAACAAACCTGcttaaatgaaaacatcagTTCAAACTCACCTACACAAGCAGAGAAAGAGCAAGCAAAGATGAAGGAAAGGCAAAACAGTTCCTTCCTTACTGAAATGGCGCTTCTGAAAAGCAAAATGACGCTGACcccagaggagagaaaggaggaggtcAGAAGACAGATGTACNNNNNNNNNNNNNNNNNNNNAATGTTTATCTTCTTTTTGCTttagaaaaaacagaaacacccAAATTCACTGAGACCCTGCTGAAGGTTGGACACTGGGTTGATAAGTACCGGCACCACAGAGAGATGAAGAATGAGAAGCGCAGGCTCAAAGCAGAGGAGCAATATGCAAGATGGACTGCCTTCAAGATGAGCCAAGCAGGCCAGTTTCCCCGGCAGTATGACTGTTATACTCAGGGATTCGCTACAAGCAGAAACAACATTCTGAAATCCATTTTTtaatttactgtgtttactctgcttatttgtttttgtgacttaagataataaaaatgtgttgaaatgaaaacattggGGTACTGATTCCTGTCTACTGTAGTGGTATTGTATGATAGCCTACTCATGCCACAAATTTTGGCATTGTGTGGTGAAGACAGAAAGTAAATAAGAGTCCTCGGGCATGCTAGCTGCTAACTTCGCTAGGCTAACATGCTCACTATGACAATGCTTGATGTTCAGAAGGTTCGCtaataaacactaaacacaaagtacagctgaggctgacagGAATGTGGTCATAATCCACAAAGTTTCTTGGCAATCCAACCAATTGTTGTTGATATATTTCATTCTGCACCAAAGTGATGCACCCACTAGCAACTATAGACCAGCATTGTCACCCCTAACACCATGCTGCTGCAAGCAGTGGTGAAAACATGGCTGAAGTATACACAGTAGTTATGCAGCATATACACAGTAGTTATGCAGCATATACACAGTAGTTATGCAGCATATACACAGTAGTTATGCAGCATATACACAGTAGTTATGCAGCATATACACAGTAGTTATGCACGTTTTTGTTCGCTTCAGTTAGAATGTTCCAAGTTTAGAATGTtaattgtgatgtcacaaaaagAATTCCATGACATCACATGACAGAGAACTCTCCTGTCTGGTGGCATCATTTAAAACAAACCTGcttaaatgaaaacatcagTTCAAACTCACCTACACAAGCAGAGAAAGAGCAAGCAAAGATGAAGGAAAGGCAAAACAGTTCCTTCCTTACTGAAATGGCGCTTCTGAAAAGCAAAATGACGCTGACcccagaggagagaaaggaggaggtcAGAAGACAGATGTACNNNNNNNNNNNNNNNNNNNNTTGTTGTTGATATATTTCATTCTGCACCAAAGTGATGCACCCACTAGCAACTATAGACCAGCATTGTCACCCCTAACACCATGCTGCTGCAAGCAGTGCTGAAAACATGGCTGAAGTATACACAGTAGTTATGCAGCATATACACAGTAGTTATGCAGCATATACACAGTAGTTATGCAGCATATACACAGTAGTTATGCAGCATATACACAGTAGTTATGCAGCATGTTGCCTTATATGGACGTTTTTGTTCGCTTCAGTTAGAATGTTCCAAGTTTAGAATGTtaattgtgatgtcacaaaaagAATTCCATGACATCACATGACAGAGAACTCTCCTGTCTGGTGGCATCATTTAAAACAAACCTGcttaaatgaaaacatcagTTCAAACTCACCTACACAAGCAGAGAAAGAGCAAGCAAAGATGAAGGAAAGGCAAAACAGTTCCTTCCTTACTGAAATGGCGCTTCTGAAAAGCAAAATGACGCTGACcccagaggagagaaaggaggaggtcAGAAGACAGATGTACATAGAGCTGAGAGCAATGGAGATGGAGCGCAGACAAAGAGTTGCTCAGGAGACTATGGAGAAGTtcaagagggaaagagaggagagagaaaatggtaGACAAAGTCTgcggagacagacagaagaaaatcAGGAGGAGAGGATGAGGCACAAGGccaaaaagagagaggaggaggagaggaaggcaAATGAACAAAAGGCCctggagaaaacaaaacaagacttaCTTCAGAAAGAAAGGCTTCGGTGGGAAAaggtgatgatggtggaggaggagctggtcaaATGGCCCAGGTGTACTTCAAGTGCTCTGAAAAAAGAGCCGAGGCAAGACGAGGCTGAGCTCTGCTACCTGCCAAAGGTGGGAGACAAAACTGATCGAGAgttcctgacctctgacctgaaGGTTAAAAAGAAAACTCTGCACAACAACTGGGTTGGAGAGCAAAAGCCTCACAGTGAGCCCTTCAAAGAGAAGTTCCACTCAAAAAACTCCACCTATCTCCTCTTTGCTGCAAAACCAGGCCCCAAGCCTAAAGGtttgtttcatatttatatC
This genomic window contains:
- the bag1 gene encoding BAG family molecular chaperone regulator 1: MSEQPITVTVAYGSTKHSITLTGQGDGKGPTVKDLSDALNQATGVPQTSQKLIFKGKSLKDVEESLSSYGVKEGCKLMLIGKRNSPEEEAELKKLKDIEKSVEQTAKKLEKVDGELTGLKNGFLAKDLQAEALGKLDHRVKIAAEQFMKILEQIDALSLPDNFNDCKLKKKGLVKTVQDFLAQCDKMEACISDHLSKIQSKNLALAD
- the LOC123971896 gene encoding capping protein inhibiting regulator of actin dynamics-like isoform X2 — encoded protein: MKERQNSSFLTEMALLKSKMTLTPEERKEEVRRQMYIELRAMEMERRQRVAQETMEKFKREREERENGRQSLRRQTEENQEERMRHKAKKREEEERKANEQKALEKTKQDLLQKERLRWEKVMMVEEELVKWPRCTSSALKKEPRQDEAELCYLPKVGDKTDREFLTSDLKVKKKTLHNNWVGEQKPHSEPFKEKFHSKNSTYLLFAAKPGPKPKEKTETPKFTETLLKVGHWVDKYRHHREMKNEKRRLKAEEQYARWTAFKMSQAGQFPRQYDCYTQGFATSRNNILKSIF
- the LOC123971896 gene encoding capping protein inhibiting regulator of actin dynamics-like isoform X1; translation: MKERQNSSFLTEMALLKSKMTLTPEERKEEVRRQMYIELRAMEMERRQRVAQETMEKFKREREERENGRQSLRRQTEENQEERMRHKAKKREEEERKANEQKALEKTKQDLLQKERLRWEKVMMVEEELVKWPRCTSSALKKEPRQDEAELCYLPKVGDKTDREFLTSDLKVKKKTLHNNWVGEQKPHSEPFKEKFHSKNSTYLLFAAKPGPKPKEKTETPKFTETLLKVGHWVDKYRHHREMKNEKRRLKAEEQYARWTAFKMSQAGQFPRQYDCYTQGFATSRNNILKSIF